A genomic window from Flavobacterium azooxidireducens includes:
- a CDS encoding adenine phosphoribosyltransferase encodes MALEKYIRDIVDFPKKGIVFKDITPLLASSEATSECLQVLLESLNKQKIDKVVGVESRGFFFATLLAQELNAGFIPVRKPKKLPFNTISASYELEYGSDSLEIHIDAIQKGDKVLIHDDVLATGGTAKAVCELVEKLGGEIVQLNFIMELSFLNGRGKVKEYPVFAVITY; translated from the coding sequence ATGGCTTTAGAAAAATATATTCGTGACATTGTTGACTTTCCGAAAAAGGGTATTGTTTTTAAGGACATTACGCCGTTACTTGCAAGTTCAGAAGCGACTTCAGAATGCTTACAAGTTCTTTTAGAGAGTTTAAATAAACAAAAAATTGATAAAGTTGTCGGAGTTGAAAGTCGAGGTTTCTTCTTCGCAACACTGTTAGCACAAGAATTAAATGCCGGTTTTATTCCTGTGCGAAAACCGAAAAAACTTCCTTTTAATACGATTTCTGCTTCCTACGAATTAGAATATGGTTCAGATTCATTAGAAATTCACATTGATGCAATTCAAAAAGGAGATAAAGTTTTAATTCACGATGATGTTTTAGCTACCGGAGGAACAGCTAAAGCCGTTTGTGAATTAGTAGAAAAATTAGGGGGTGAAATTGTTCAGCTCAATTTTATAATGGAATTATCCTTTTTAAACGGAAGAGGAAAAGTAAAAGAATATCCTGTTTTTGCAGTGATAACATACTAA
- a CDS encoding AbgT family transporter, translating to MEENLPVKKGFVNKALDFIEKKGNKLPDPAILFFSLMIGIWIISAILSNFTFDVIDPRSQAPIQVINLLSGTSLAAFLSNMVTTFTGFAPLGIVLVAMLGVGVAEHAGFINAGLKSMLSITPKALLTPMLILVAIVSHTATDAGYVLVIPLGGVIFYAAGRHPLSGIAAAFAGVSGGFSANFVPSGIDPLLQGFTQSAAQIINPAIELNPLNNWFFTSASTLLIVIIGWYITDKIVEPRLKSVSVEVNADEQPTMDKLLPKEKKAFWAACLVMIVCLLALFLWAAPADSSLRSESGDLAALSAPLMRSIVPLIFIIFLIPGVVYGLMSGTFKKSKDIIDSMTKSMSGMSYYIVMAFFCALFIDAFTKSNLGALLAIKGASGLKALALAPEITIVGIILLTAFVNLFIGSASAKWALLAPIMVPMLMQLGISPDLTQASYRVGDSVSNIVTPLMPYFPLVVVYCQKYVKSTGIGTLVSMMIPYSIAFMVLWTIFLLIYWALGIPLGLQASYEYIAP from the coding sequence ATGGAAGAAAACTTACCTGTAAAAAAGGGTTTTGTAAACAAAGCCCTCGACTTTATTGAAAAAAAAGGAAATAAATTGCCCGATCCGGCCATTTTGTTTTTCAGCCTCATGATTGGAATTTGGATCATCTCAGCCATTTTATCCAATTTTACTTTTGATGTAATTGATCCCCGTTCGCAAGCACCAATACAAGTAATTAATTTACTAAGCGGAACTTCACTTGCAGCATTCTTGTCCAACATGGTCACCACCTTTACCGGATTCGCTCCATTAGGAATAGTTTTAGTAGCTATGCTTGGAGTTGGAGTTGCAGAACATGCAGGTTTCATCAACGCCGGACTTAAATCAATGTTGAGTATTACACCAAAAGCTTTATTAACACCAATGCTTATATTGGTAGCTATCGTGTCTCACACCGCTACTGATGCGGGTTACGTGTTAGTTATTCCACTTGGAGGGGTAATTTTCTATGCCGCTGGCCGTCATCCTTTATCGGGAATTGCAGCTGCTTTTGCCGGAGTTTCCGGTGGATTCAGTGCCAATTTTGTACCTTCCGGTATCGATCCGTTGTTGCAAGGATTCACTCAATCGGCAGCACAAATTATTAATCCTGCAATTGAGTTAAATCCACTTAACAACTGGTTTTTTACATCAGCTTCAACCTTATTAATTGTAATCATTGGTTGGTATATCACAGATAAAATAGTTGAACCTCGATTAAAATCGGTTTCTGTAGAAGTTAATGCAGACGAACAACCCACAATGGACAAGCTTTTACCAAAAGAGAAAAAAGCGTTCTGGGCAGCTTGTTTAGTCATGATTGTTTGTCTGTTAGCGTTATTTTTATGGGCAGCTCCTGCAGACTCTTCGTTGCGATCGGAGTCAGGTGATTTAGCAGCTCTTTCTGCACCTTTAATGCGTTCAATTGTACCATTAATATTCATTATTTTCTTAATTCCCGGAGTGGTTTATGGCTTAATGTCTGGAACTTTCAAAAAGTCAAAAGACATTATTGATAGCATGACAAAATCCATGAGCGGAATGAGTTATTATATCGTGATGGCTTTTTTCTGTGCTCTATTTATAGATGCTTTCACTAAATCAAATTTAGGAGCTTTGTTAGCCATCAAAGGAGCTTCTGGTTTAAAAGCATTGGCTCTAGCACCTGAAATTACAATCGTTGGAATTATTCTGCTGACAGCATTTGTAAATTTATTTATAGGATCTGCTTCTGCAAAATGGGCTTTGTTGGCTCCAATTATGGTACCAATGTTAATGCAATTAGGTATTTCTCCAGACTTAACACAAGCTTCTTATAGAGTAGGAGATTCGGTTTCAAATATTGTAACTCCGTTAATGCCTTATTTTCCTTTGGTTGTTGTGTATTGTCAAAAATATGTCAAGAGCACTGGAATTGGAACTTTGGTTTCAATGATGATTCCATACTCTATTGCTTTTATGGTTTTATGGACAATATTCCTTTTGATTTATTGGGCTTTAGGCATACCGCTTGGTTTGCAAGCTTCCTATGAGTATATTGCACCTTAA